GcctcaaataattttttctttattatattttaatgcatcttacttaataattaaaagtgtgtttaaaagttatattttgcCTATTTGTGCaatgaaaacttaatttttaaaatgttaccTTAAATTGATCAGCagtaaaatgttattaaatagtGAAGTACAGGCTCAGACATATATATAACTCCCTTGGCTTTTTATCACCCTTAGGTACAAGAGTCTCAGCAGCCTGCAGCTAACGCCGGACAATAACAACTGCTCCTCCGTGACGCCGCCGACGATCTCAGCCCACGGCAAGTCATCAGTAGCCGGCGGTGGACCGGGACCAGGAGCAACTGCGTCGGGAGCACCGGCCACGCCGGGCACTCCGCCGGATGTGGTGCTCAAGTGCGGCAGCATCCTCAACGTGCACGGCTACCTGTCCAGCCCGCATCCCCTGCCATTGCCACTGCCCCACAGCCGGAgctccagcagcaacaaccaccACAATCCGCGGGAGGGCACACTGGACTCGTCCCGCAGCGGAGGCCGGACTTCGGGCGACTCGAACAAGCTGCCCGAGAAGAAGACGCGCCGCCTGTCCCGGCCCAGAAGTCTGTCCAACCTGGTCTGGGATCTGCGTCCGTCCAAGGAGAAGTCGAAGAAGAAGCTCTACATCCATCACTTCGATCAGCGGCAGCAGGCGACGCTGTATCTGTAGAATGGTGGCATGGATGTATCTCCAGGATGACGACGAGGAAGAAGCAgcacgatgatgatgattatgatgatgttgatgatgatgttgatgatgatgttgatgatgatTCGTTGCCAACTCGTTTCTAGCTGCCATCGACCCCcacaaaacagaaacagaaacagaaaaagtaaaataaaacacaacaaaagAAGAGCAACTACAACTTTTGGCACGCTGTGTGTGTTCCTGCAGGTGAGTTGAATAGCCATGCAAATCGTGCTGcgttttgattgttttttttttcttttttttttttgcgcttaTTAAATTCGTGCAACAAACTAAACAAACATTTCAAACGGCCAACTAATGGTTCTTCCCCCTCCACGTTGCAGCTTTCACCATTTAGCCTGCAGcagcaattttaattaacattgaATTGTGCCTTTCCCTGCTACGCCCAGAATTATGCTTTAAAACCAGATTCCAATGAAGTATTTGATGAGAATATTTCGACCGGATGGAACCCCCGAAAACGAAAGGCTGCCAGCACACACAGAATCACACAATCACACAATCCCCCACATACACAATGCAACACACACGTACACCACACATCAAGTCTAtaaaattgtgattttaattttatgtttaatttaataattattgcgAACCATTTTCAAATTAGACGAAAGCCATTTACGCTATTCAGAAAAATTCACAAAACAAACTCTAATATCGACAAAAATTAGTTGTCTACAAACGAGattcttatatatttaaagcgtACTGTTTTTAACAGGATAGCGAAAAGGCGAATGTAACTAATAGTAAGTCAATATTATCAAGCAACCATATATCAATCATTTAGAGAATGTTATGCAACACTTACAGCTAgctaaaatgaatttataaattaatgcaaTGAATTTCCTcctcataatttaaatgttgtgcAAACTGTTGATTGAATGCAATTAAACCATAATCGAACAACTCTTGTTTAGTAATTAGTTTGCTCGGAGCCAGATACTTCCCACAACGCCCCTCGAAACCCCCGAATACCCACTTTCCCATAATCTGCTCGCGATCGCAATCGCATTGTCTTAGTCGTTTAGTCTGTACATTTTAGTTGTATTATCCAGCTTATATGGCCTATAAATAGGGagtatatatacacacatatatgtaaaactaaaatataacttGTATTTGTGTCTAAATAAATGtctcagaaaaataaatgtatatgcaAAACAATCTCGAGCGTTGAAAGTTGTCTTGATTCCAAAGTGTGGGCGGCTAAACTATCCAATGAAAGCTTAACGGCCTGGAAATCGACTCAATAATAACCTGATCTGACCATAAGCGATTGTCCGTAAGCAGGTGAAAAATTAGGGGGCTTCAAACGGAGGAGATGGAATTTCAATAGCTTACTTATTGTGGGTTATAATGTTTCAGCGGCTTATAAAggtaaaaataagtataattACTTATTGTTAACTATTTAGGGAATTCAAAGGCACTTACTCAATCCCATGaagtaatataattaaaaagttagAAGAATTTATTTGTCAGCCTTATAAGTTATCACATAAATAAGAAATCaccctaaaaatatatattacactTGTTTAATTTACTATGTGTTAATAGAGATGGATGCGTTCTAGAGTTTTGACTCATTTAGCCACTTCTGCtgcatataaaatatataaagcgTAATATTCAACAATGCTTTTCCAATATAAATATAGCCACTGAGTAACAATTTACTGTATTAAACCTACATGTTAGAAGCCCAGGAAGACTGTGACTGAAatttagattattttatttaagtaaaaccATTTTCTATATCCCAAGAGAGGCTCACTAGAAATTATACATTCCCGACACGGAGCACCCATAATATTCGAAGTGATCTCACATGTCTAAATACACTGCTAACTAAGCCGTAAAAGGTGCCAataacagcaaaagcaacaatcCAGCTCTGACcaaaatcaatgaaaattgcgcagtttttcaaaaaacaaaaggaaaacgcagagcgaaaaaaaaaatcagtttaaataaatgaacgCATGCCAAATGCTTCCTGGCCGCAGACAATGAGCCGAAACACCTGCCCCATAGACACCTGTCCGCGTTTGGGCAAAGAATCGAATTAAATCTCAATTGCTGGGGGTTTTGGGTGATCAGGGGTGATCAGGAGTGAGGGAGCAATGCGGAACCGAGTGTTTATGAAGACGAAATTGCGTTAATGCTGGTAATTAGTTGCAATATCGAAAGGCTGCCACGCGAGTTCGTTGCTTTAGTCTTTCGTAATGCCGCATAAATGCGCTATGCAAATACATTGTACGTACACGGagaaaattattcaattttcaatatttaaaacaaaacgaatataaattaatttttcagatcGAATCTAAGATGATTGCAAATCTAATAAACatatactataaataaaatggattGTAAGTCCCACTTTACTGCAATGCCAAACCTTGCTTAATTGTAATGCTTAATTTGTACTGTTATAATTTGAGAAATCAGTTTCACttttactattaaaatatctttttcattatgaatattattaattgttaggGTCACACAAAagtagattttattttagttttattcggaatatttacattatgataaataaaattaaaacggtttttctctgtgcaaaAACTAGAGCTGCAGCTGGGCCAGGAACTGGAGCTTTGGTGCTGGAGCTGGGGGCAACGAATTGAATAACATGAAAAATGCGCTTGCATTGCGATATCATCACGTTTATGACGTTGCCACAATTAATCAGCTGCATGCAAGCGCTAAAAGGCAGAGGAGACTCCGGGGACTCGGTGGGATTGGGGGATTGGGGGATTGGGAAGAGCCTGCAGATCAGGGAGAACCATAAACGTTTCTCTGCTCATCAAATGTGCAATTTATAACCACCACAGACGCCCACGCCGAAGATCTTTAAAGCTGCGAGTGCGGCTTGGGCTCAAGTTCTGGCTTGAATTAACCCTGCATACCCTTTCGGATATATCCGAAGAACATTTGTATTTTAGGCATTGACAGGCTTTTGACCATCTTTGTGTTTCATCAGCTTTCTAAACAAAGCAATAAGAATTGAACTTCTAAtacaatttgattttcttgcttggataaatattttctttttcgaaaaattttaattatttatttctgaaaaTAAGGAAGGTCaggtaagtttttttttaaagttagcGGACATTTTATTAAGCTTAAAACgcaattatttacattttaaatatattaaatatagtaGCTAGCATAGCAGGGTAGCAAAACAGGGACATGAGCCTGAAGTAGGTTAAAGTTAAGGTGCGGGTTGGGAACCAAGAACCGAGATTGAGACTAAGTCCGGGGGACCTGCATGTTGCTTGGCCATTTGCTACAGTTATGGCACCAGGAAGACTGGACCTGCAGCTGCTCCATCCCGCCCAGCCCCACCACTCCCCTCCCTCATTCCACCCCCTCGGAAGAACTGGCGATTTGTATCGGGATGTCTGTTTAAACTGTGTGTAAATCGCCCTAAACTACGCATCAGTTTCGGTTTCAATCTCGGTCGGTTCCATCGGTTTCCCGCGGTTCTTATGCTtttgcactggaaaaaaaatgtttcggaaaaaaataaaacattttactatttgtagtatttaatactaaattagttatttacttatttttcaagatttattttattttgcagtcAGATTTATGCAGCTAATCGTTTTTGTTCAATCAAAATCAgtattttaatggtttaagatttataattcaacaaacaaaattgcaatttataaatatttttaaacagaaCATTGGCATTGTggagcattaaaaaaaactttaaaaaaaaattatgattaaaattgaacgcattttattatataattttaaaattatataattcatgctaacatttcaaaaattgaacaaaaattaaataaaaaacaatgtaaatCTGGGCTTTCTACGCTCTAAAGAAGTGACTAGACAGCTGGAATACGATGGaagaaaaatgtacatttattATGTTACAAAATTAGTTGATTAACCTTTTACCAAAGTTCTCCACTGGCAAAGAAACACCACTTAACTCAGTAGCCTAGTATTTTTTGTCCgtgttatatttatatgcaGTATTTACTTGAGGAAGTAGCTGCGTTTAGCGCTGCAGCTTTATCGCGATGGAAGCGATACGTGGCGATATAGCGGTAACAAATTGGCTTTTGCTTTGGCAATTCTGGCCCAGTTCGAAAACGCTTCCGCGACACAGGCACACAATTAAAAGTTCTCGCAGCTCAATTACCTGGCTATCGATCAGGAAAAACGGGGAGCAGTAGGTAAAGaaaagaggaggaggagctgaaAAATGCAAACTTCCCTTGCACTCACATAGCCAACTCGTAGATTTATAAAGACCTAGGGTCTTTGATCCATGTGATCTGCAATTACGCTTCGCTCGTCggcttgtttattttgttttcttttttatttccagcTCGTCTGCAGCAATTGCGCAACTGCTGCAACAAatgctgcaactgcaactgcaacaactgCTGCAACTGGCTCGATAATCATTCAAATTTACaagaaaacaatcaaaaaacaaattcctagAACACAAATCGACGAAactcatttcatttcaattaaagttgcaCGCCGCGCGCCACAGAACGAAGTTGAATCGGAAAACAAGGAGGAGGGCATGGGTATGGAACAGCTTGAGAAAAGTCCATAAAGGAAACTAGAAATGGAGCTGAAAGTTCGGTTATGGgaacgattttaaaattacctGTAAACAACAATTCTTATCGGTATCTATTTCTTGTGAAGCGTTTAGGAACATTTCGTGCAACAGTATTTTTTATGGTTCCTTCGACAAGTAGGTAGCTttaacataaaacaaattaaaaagcaaacatataaaaataaaaaaaatgacaatattatattttcctaataataaaatatatgttatttgAGGCGGAACGGTGCATCGTCCAAGGgacttaaaaattgttttttttttgattctaATAAAATGAGGTTAATATCtgtaagaattaaaaaaaaatttataaaattttatcttTAATCCCATAATGCCTttgtaaaagatttttattaaactaaatattattatttgtggtaaaccaaaattgataaaatagaataaaaaacTGCATACGAAAATCTTTAACCATTAAAAGATTAACCATTAAAACTAAAGAATTCGCGGGTtggtatttagttttttgagGTTAGTTTTTATGGTATATTACTCGATCTACATTTTACTGGGTATTAAAGTATGGGAGAATCTGGCGGGAGTAGCTGCAGAAGAATCAGCAGCAGAAGAATCatcaaaagcagcagcagcagcgcagaGGCAGCGACGTAGAAAATcgcaaagaaaacaaatttaaataagacaAACGTCAACCAATTACCGTCAATCGCATTTCCCGCAAGAACAACAACTGGGGGCAGAGGGAGTCGCGCAAAGCTGCAAAATTGCCAAGCGGCCAATTGGGGGCGGTGGAAAAGGGACGGAGCGAGGGGTGGCGGAAGCAGAGGAACAAGGCGCGCGCATGTGCAGTTACAATTGCGAACGACGTCgtcgactgcgactgcgactgcgtcACACGAAGAAAGGTCAAGAAACTGTGAGAGACCATTTGAATAGTTCTTACAGGTGTGGGAAAGGGAGGGGGGAGGGCAGAGAGAGAGTGAGCAGGAGTAAAAGGTATACACTGAGGGAAAAGCACGATCTAATTCGACAAATAACATATTTCGGTCGATTTTTCGGAGATAAGTTCATACATATGTTAGagatatacaaaataaaattgttgtgctcttggttttttatttagttaaagGCTAGAGCGAATGGAAGGCTTTACAATTTGTActattatttctatttattttaagtattttcagAAAGTTTGCGTACTTGGAGTGTTTTTACTTTTGGCTGTGTGATAGAACTACTCTGCCtggaaatcaaatcaaatccaaatcaaacaaacacaaaaatggTGGAGCGAGGCAGAGGGACTATGAAAGACAAGCCATCGAACAAATTTCCATGCTCCGCTGTAAAATTCCACGATGGAATGGAACGACAACAACGACAGCATTGACGACTCAAAGAAGTTTCCCTGCCAGCTTggcttttttttacttttcttatttacttttttttcctcttcgaTGGGTGAGCGCAATTATCCGTCGCGTGGTGCGTACAGTGGACCCTTGTTACACAAACAGgaacatttttagtttaaataagtGCACTGTTCGTGCATGGCCAGAAAAATAGGTATCTGTTCCactattaaaaccaaataaaatatgtttgacCAGTTTGCTATTATTTCTACTATCCATTGTTATtagaagtttaaaaaaatggtttcatattcaaaagattatattcctttttaattttataataaatttttttttgttttttagttttattatataaaaaaataaatatagctttaattttaataaatactaatacgaaaaaatatgaatatatttgTAACTTGACAacaaatcataatttattaaattaatattaaatctaaaagtcaactttttaaattaactagAGGGTTAACAAATTCTTGTTTGGTTGAAAAATTGTCATTTACGAACAATACTGAAACAATTActggaaatattttcaatatactTCTATAGAAGTACTATATTACTATAGAAATACaagataaaataatttaagcttATTTACTTTTGAAAAGCAAAACGTACCAGCAATTTAAGTAGTATGCAAGCAATTTTCGTAGTACTATGAAGTTAATGCTCGCAAAAAATCAGCTAttgaagaagaaaaaaactttCCTCGCACCTAAATTGCCCAAGACAAGCTGCACGTACTGACAGCTTCGGCTGACATTGCTCTCAGGCCCCTTTCCTCCTTTGCTGCTCTTTTGGGCCCAGATCAAGTCGGCTTTGGCAGTGCATCCATCATCAGCTGCCGTCGATGATTCTCATGCGAAAAGGTCAGCTTGAGACGACTTTGGACTGCGACTTCGTCTGGGAGTCAGTTTCGGATGCAGTATTCCGACTCTGGTCTTAGAATTTCAATCATCGGGACCAGTGAAATGTGGCAGCAACATTGGAGCCACGTCGTCGATGTTGCTCCTGTGCGTCTGCAACATTGTCTCGCCGATCTTCTCCAATCGACTCCCGATCCTCTCGTTTTGCCCACTTTGTTCTCGAGTCGCTGAAATTGCAACCGATCACGTTCATTGCATGCATACAAAGCAGCAacatctgcagcagcagccgcgcaatggcaacagcaacagcaacagcaacatcccAGCAGCAATTGGCCAGCTCTGCCGATTTCTCATTCGATCCatttgaaattgtttgatGCCAGTTTGATATGGAGGCCATGTTCGCCGCTGCTGCCTCGTTACCTTCGAAAGTACTTCAATCATATTCAGCAATTGTAGCAATTGTTGCACCCTAACGATGTCAGCCCAGGAATCCATTATTGGCCTCTTATGGGTGC
The sequence above is a segment of the Drosophila gunungcola strain Sukarami chromosome 2R unlocalized genomic scaffold, Dgunungcola_SK_2 000027F, whole genome shotgun sequence genome. Coding sequences within it:
- the LOC128256733 gene encoding uncharacterized protein LOC128256733 translates to WLFITLRYKSLSSLQLTPDNNNCSSVTPPTISAHGKSSVAGGGPGPGATASGAPATPGTPPDVVLKCGSILNVHGYLSSPHPLPLPLPHSRSSSSNNHHNPREGTLDSSRSGGRTSGDSNKLPEKKTRRLSRPRSLSNLVWDLRPSKEKSKKKLYIHHFDQRQQATLYL